A portion of the Lolium rigidum isolate FL_2022 chromosome 1, APGP_CSIRO_Lrig_0.1, whole genome shotgun sequence genome contains these proteins:
- the LOC124684418 gene encoding uncharacterized protein LOC124684418, whose amino-acid sequence MAMSDTASSFANWSDDLYHYAPSPGLSIGAMDGGAADSLIITSTAAPTSPASAGSGDGSPSRSAAGVLGPRAAGKPSAARKRARASRRAPVTMLNTDAANFRAMVQQFTGIPAPPAGPFSAGGARAINFGVPDYGFAHQQQPAAAVSFDHLHQRQQLYTGAAFGDYGNGTQQALSGGVFGHGLGSAEDRMFLQSLQAAQMLPGAHAASNGANGYFA is encoded by the coding sequence ATGGCGATGAGTGACACTGCCTCGAGCTTCGCCAACTGGTCCGACGACCTCTACCACTACGCCCCCAGCCCGGGCCTATCCATCGGCGCCatggacggcggcgcggcggactCCTTGATCATCACCTCCACCGCGGCGCCGACGAGCCCGGCGTCGGCGGGGTCCGGCGACGGGAGCCCGAGCCGGTCGGCGGCCGGGGTCCTGGGCCCGCGGGCGGCGGGCAAgccgtcggcggcgaggaagcGTGCGCGCGCGTCGCGCCGCGCGCCCGTGACGATGCTCAACACGGACGCCGCCAACTTCCGCGCCATGGTGCAGCAGTTCACGGGCATCCCCGCGCCCCCCGCCGGCCCGTTCTCCGCCGGCGGCGCACGGGCCATCAACTTCGGCGTCCCCGACTACGGCTTCGCGCATCAGCAGCAGCCGGCGGCGGCCGTGTCCTTCGACCACCTCCACCAGCGGCAGCAGCTGTACACCGGAGCCGCGTTCGGTGATTACGGCAACGGCACGCAGCAAGCCCTCTCCGGCGGCGTGTTCGGCCACGGGCTCGGCTCGGCGGAGGACAGGATGTTCCTGCAGAGCTTGCAGGCGGCGCAGATGCTGCCCGGGGCGCACGCCGCTAGCAACGGCGCTAATGGCTACTTTGCCTAA
- the LOC124684417 gene encoding uncharacterized protein LOC124684417 gives MGEDEIVGEEEILNGIIRGHAYEPPVDDYEEEADEDEGEEEVQEELIDADTGVTTMTTRKRSTGTRGPRWRSLEDECLIEAWKQVSFCPITDANQTGGKYYKRILDCFNEKKNYGDYATIETNRDEGALSHRWNLIKGACSKFHGYYEKIKARKESGKSMVDWV, from the exons atgggcgaggacgag ATTGTCGGCGAGGAGGAGATCCTGAACGGCATCATACGCGGCCATGCCTATGAACCCCCCGTCGAcgactatgaagaagaggccgacgaggacgaaggtgaggaggaagtccaggaggagctgatcgacgccgacaccggcgtgaCCACGATGACGACGCGCAAGCGTTCCACCGGCACTCGTGGCCCGAGGTGGAGGTCCTTGGAGGATGAATGCctcatcgaggcgtggaagcaagtgagcttttgccccatcaccgacgcaaaccaaaccgggggaaagtactacaagcgcatcctcgattgcttcaacgagaagaagaactatggtgattacGCCACCATAGAGACGAACCGGGACGAGGGTgccctctctcaccgttggaacttgATCAAGGGGGCGTGTAGCAAGTTtcatggctactatgagaagatcaaagcacggaaggagagcggcaagtcgatggtggattgggtatga